The Oxalobacteraceae bacterium OTU3CINTB1 genome includes a window with the following:
- a CDS encoding chemotaxis protein CheW, which produces MVNQPANAAASNIVTYGSSAIAALQSGAALPSQFLTFMLGEEQFAVGILHIKEIIEYGSLATVPMMPACVRGVINLRGAVVPVMDLSARFGRSPSAITKRSCIVIVEVAGAGGDGKQVLGMLVDAVNAVVEIAAGDIEPAPSFGTRIRPDFIAGIGKFNSKFVILLAIDRVLSTEEVVEMARSAAGGAAAAAPPLLS; this is translated from the coding sequence ATGGTTAACCAGCCGGCCAACGCCGCCGCCAGCAACATCGTCACCTACGGCAGCAGTGCGATCGCCGCGCTGCAAAGCGGGGCGGCGCTGCCGAGCCAGTTCCTGACCTTCATGCTGGGCGAGGAGCAGTTCGCGGTCGGCATCCTGCACATCAAGGAGATCATCGAGTACGGCAGCCTGGCCACGGTGCCGATGATGCCGGCCTGCGTGCGCGGCGTGATCAACCTGCGGGGCGCGGTGGTGCCCGTGATGGACCTGTCGGCGCGCTTCGGCCGCAGTCCCAGCGCCATCACCAAGCGCAGTTGCATCGTCATCGTCGAAGTCGCGGGCGCCGGCGGCGACGGCAAGCAGGTGCTGGGCATGCTGGTCGACGCCGTCAACGCGGTGGTGGAAATCGCCGCCGGCGACATCGAGCCGGCGCCGTCGTTCGGCACGCGCATCCGTCCCGACTTCATCGCCGGCATCGGCAAGTTCAATAGCAAGTTCGTCATCCTGCTGGCGATCGACCGCGTGCTGTCGACCGAGGAGGTGGTGGAGATGGCCCGTTCCGCCGCCGGCGGCGCGGCAGCCGCCGCTCCCCCGCTGCTTTCCTGA
- a CDS encoding protein-glutamate O-methyltransferase CheR, producing MPLVAISDREFMQFQRFIYDAAGITMSNGKQALVSGRLAKRLAHYQLDSYSDYLRLLESRSDPAELQMAVDLLTTNETYFFREPKHFQLLRELALDARDKRQTMRVWSAASSSGEEVYSIAMVLADVLGDAAWEVLGTDISTRVLQRARSGHYPMERASQMPQDYLKRFCLKGQGTEAGTMLIERALRQRVQFQQVNLNAPLPKIGCFDVIFLRNVMIYFNLETKRQVVARLLAQLRPGGYFLIGHSETLNDINDTMSVVAPSIYRKA from the coding sequence ATGCCCTTGGTAGCCATCTCCGATCGTGAGTTCATGCAGTTCCAGCGCTTCATCTACGACGCCGCCGGCATCACTATGTCCAATGGCAAGCAGGCGCTGGTCAGCGGCCGCCTGGCCAAGCGCCTGGCGCATTACCAGCTCGATAGCTACAGCGACTATCTGCGCCTGCTCGAAAGCCGCTCGGACCCCGCCGAGCTGCAGATGGCGGTCGATCTGCTGACCACCAACGAAACCTATTTTTTCCGCGAACCCAAACACTTCCAGCTGCTGCGCGAGCTGGCCCTCGACGCGCGCGACAAACGCCAGACGATGCGCGTGTGGAGCGCCGCCAGCTCGAGCGGCGAGGAAGTCTACAGCATCGCCATGGTGCTGGCCGACGTGCTGGGCGACGCCGCCTGGGAAGTGCTGGGCACCGACATCAGCACGCGGGTGCTGCAGCGCGCCCGCAGCGGCCACTATCCGATGGAGCGCGCCAGCCAGATGCCGCAGGATTACCTGAAGCGCTTTTGCCTCAAGGGCCAGGGCACCGAGGCCGGCACCATGCTGATCGAGCGCGCGTTGCGCCAGCGGGTCCAGTTCCAGCAGGTGAACCTGAACGCGCCGCTGCCCAAGATCGGCTGCTTCGACGTGATCTTCCTGCGCAACGTCATGATCTACTTTAACCTGGAGACCAAGCGCCAGGTGGTGGCACGGTTGCTCGCCCAGCTGCGTCCCGGCGGCTATTTCCTGATCGGCCACTCCGAGACCCTGAACGACATCAACGACACCATGTCGGTCGTCGCGCCATCGATCTACAGGAAGGCATAG
- a CDS encoding chemotaxis protein CheD, with the protein MPDSKLIDVFLMPGDYFVGDERYRVRTLLGSCVSVTLWHPARRIGAMSHFLLPGTGHRKAHDKPGMYGDDAMHLLLDGLARHDVAPGQCQAKIFGGGAMFPRNPNVRDIGLQNGDFAREMLHKYGIHVVSESLFGEGHRQLIFTIRSGDVLSRQVPPEPKAARTRENA; encoded by the coding sequence ATGCCCGATTCGAAACTGATCGATGTCTTTCTGATGCCCGGTGATTATTTCGTCGGCGACGAGCGCTATCGCGTGCGCACGCTGCTGGGGTCCTGCGTGTCCGTCACGCTGTGGCACCCGGCGCGCCGCATCGGCGCCATGTCGCACTTTCTGCTGCCGGGCACGGGACATCGAAAAGCCCACGACAAGCCGGGCATGTACGGCGACGACGCCATGCACCTGCTGCTCGACGGCCTGGCGCGCCACGACGTGGCGCCCGGCCAGTGCCAGGCCAAGATTTTCGGCGGCGGCGCCATGTTCCCCCGTAATCCCAACGTGCGCGACATCGGCCTGCAAAACGGCGACTTCGCGCGCGAAATGCTGCACAAGTACGGCATCCACGTCGTCTCCGAGAGCCTGTTCGGCGAAGGGCACCGGCAATTGATCTTCACCATCCGCAGCGGCGATGTACTCAGCCGCCAGGTTCCTCCGGAGCCGAAAGCTGCCCGCACCAGGGAAAACGCATGA
- a CDS encoding chemotaxis response regulator protein-glutamate methylesterase has product MSTINVMIVDDSAVVRQVLSGLLNASPGITVTYAVANPLLAMERMKVQWPDVIVLDVEMPKMDGITFLRKIMAERPTPVVICSTLTEKGAQTSVEALGAGAVAIITKPRLDLKQFLHDSADELVSAVRAASGARVGKLAGRAPPPPVAAKLNADAVLPPADARPMTATTERVVAIGTSTGGTQALEEVLTSLPRVCPGIVVVQHMPEKFTAAFAARLDSVCAVRVKEAANNDRVLQGQVLIAPGGKHMLLRRTGAQYFVEVVDGPLVNRHRPSVDVLFRSAARAAGANALGVIMTGMGDDGAAGMLEMLKAGARTVAQDEASCVVYGMPKEAVKRGGVEKTVALNAIYREILQQLSL; this is encoded by the coding sequence ATGAGTACAATCAACGTCATGATCGTCGACGATTCGGCTGTGGTGCGGCAGGTCCTCAGCGGCTTGCTCAACGCCTCGCCGGGCATCACCGTCACTTATGCTGTGGCCAATCCGTTGCTGGCGATGGAGCGCATGAAGGTGCAGTGGCCGGACGTGATCGTGCTCGATGTCGAGATGCCCAAGATGGACGGCATCACCTTCCTGCGCAAAATCATGGCCGAGCGTCCGACGCCGGTGGTGATCTGTTCGACGTTGACGGAGAAGGGCGCGCAGACCTCGGTCGAGGCGCTGGGCGCCGGCGCGGTGGCCATCATCACCAAGCCGCGCCTGGACCTCAAGCAGTTCCTGCACGATAGCGCCGACGAACTGGTGTCGGCGGTGCGGGCGGCGTCCGGCGCGCGCGTGGGCAAGCTGGCGGGAAGGGCGCCGCCGCCGCCGGTCGCGGCCAAGCTCAATGCGGACGCGGTGCTGCCGCCGGCCGATGCCAGGCCGATGACCGCCACCACCGAGCGGGTGGTGGCGATCGGCACCTCCACCGGCGGCACGCAGGCGCTGGAAGAGGTGCTCACATCGCTGCCGCGCGTGTGCCCCGGCATCGTGGTGGTGCAGCACATGCCGGAAAAATTTACCGCCGCCTTCGCGGCACGCCTCGACAGCGTGTGCGCGGTGCGCGTCAAGGAGGCGGCCAACAACGACCGCGTGCTCCAAGGCCAGGTGCTGATCGCGCCCGGCGGCAAGCATATGCTGTTGCGCCGCACCGGCGCCCAGTACTTTGTCGAAGTGGTCGACGGCCCGCTGGTCAACCGCCATCGGCCGTCGGTCGATGTGCTGTTCCGCTCCGCCGCTCGGGCGGCCGGCGCCAACGCGCTGGGCGTGATCATGACCGGCATGGGCGACGACGGCGCCGCCGGCATGCTGGAGATGCTCAAAGCCGGCGCGCGCACCGTCGCGCAGGACGAGGCGAGTTGCGTGGTCTACGGCATGCCCAAGGAGGCCGTCAAGCGCGGCGGCGTCGAAAAAACAGTAGCACTCAATGCGATCTATCGCGAAATCCTGCAGCAACTATCTTTATAA
- a CDS encoding methyl-accepting chemotaxis protein gives MLSTLTVRTKILALLAVAILALVVVVFIAFSGLKGQGEMLNELGKNRMPSIRALMVINEAQTALRSSSRFIDAMGMFPEDANDIAAEVKRKQDTWSAVDAAWKTYDALPQEPEEADVWKTFAKQWDTWKTRDMAITDIAAQIARAEPGKRRELFALLHKTLQENRPSFAAAEESLNKLVALNVQYGENDVKHADVASASAMNSMYVSGGVALALLAAIGLIILNGIMRQLGGDPGYAAEIVRKVADGDLSADVQVKAGDTTSLLAAMKGMIDKLSQVVQDVNNGAESLASASEEVSATAQSLSQAASEQAAGTEETSASVEQMTASISQNTENAKVTDGIASKAAVEAVEGGDAVKSTVAAMQQIAKKISIIDDIAYQTNLLALNAAIEAARAGEHGKGFAVVAAEVRKLAERSQIAAQEIEQVASSSVQLAEKAGHLLDEMVPNIRRTSNLVQEITAASEEQSAGVGQINSAITQLSQTTQQNASASEQLAATAEEMSGQAEQLQETMSFFKLSGASRPLRTTRASARPAKPGNGRGRPGHGSSKQMMDMADPDESHFVKF, from the coding sequence ATGCTATCAACCCTGACCGTCAGGACCAAGATCCTGGCATTGCTCGCCGTAGCGATATTGGCGCTTGTGGTGGTGGTCTTCATTGCCTTCTCCGGCTTGAAGGGGCAAGGGGAGATGCTCAATGAACTGGGCAAGAACCGCATGCCCTCGATACGGGCTTTGATGGTCATCAACGAAGCGCAGACCGCGCTGCGCTCGTCGAGCCGCTTCATCGACGCGATGGGCATGTTCCCCGAAGACGCCAACGATATCGCCGCCGAGGTAAAACGCAAGCAGGACACCTGGAGCGCTGTCGACGCGGCCTGGAAAACCTATGACGCCTTGCCGCAGGAGCCTGAGGAGGCCGACGTGTGGAAGACCTTCGCTAAGCAGTGGGATACCTGGAAGACGCGCGACATGGCCATCACCGACATCGCGGCGCAGATAGCGCGCGCGGAGCCAGGCAAGCGCAGGGAATTGTTCGCGCTCCTGCATAAGACGCTGCAGGAAAACCGTCCGTCCTTCGCCGCCGCCGAGGAGAGCCTCAACAAACTGGTGGCGCTGAACGTCCAATACGGTGAGAACGACGTCAAACACGCCGATGTCGCTTCCGCCAGCGCGATGAACAGCATGTACGTCAGCGGCGGTGTCGCGCTGGCGTTGCTGGCGGCGATAGGGTTGATCATCCTGAACGGCATCATGCGCCAGCTGGGCGGCGACCCGGGCTACGCGGCGGAGATCGTGCGCAAGGTGGCCGACGGTGATTTGAGCGCCGACGTGCAGGTCAAAGCGGGCGACACCACCAGCCTGCTGGCGGCGATGAAGGGCATGATCGACAAGCTCTCGCAGGTGGTGCAGGACGTGAACAACGGTGCCGAGTCGCTGGCCAGCGCCTCCGAGGAAGTCAGCGCGACGGCGCAGTCGCTGTCGCAGGCCGCCAGCGAGCAGGCCGCCGGCACCGAGGAGACCAGCGCCTCGGTCGAGCAGATGACGGCGTCGATTTCGCAGAACACCGAGAACGCCAAGGTCACCGACGGTATCGCCAGCAAGGCCGCTGTTGAAGCGGTCGAAGGCGGCGACGCGGTCAAGTCGACGGTGGCGGCGATGCAGCAGATCGCCAAGAAGATCAGCATCATCGACGATATCGCCTATCAGACCAACCTGCTGGCGCTGAACGCGGCAATCGAGGCCGCGCGCGCCGGCGAGCATGGCAAGGGCTTCGCGGTGGTGGCGGCCGAGGTGCGCAAGCTGGCCGAGCGCAGCCAGATCGCGGCGCAGGAAATCGAGCAGGTGGCCAGCAGCAGTGTGCAGCTGGCCGAGAAGGCCGGCCATCTGCTCGATGAAATGGTGCCCAACATCCGCCGCACCTCCAACCTGGTGCAGGAGATCACGGCGGCGTCGGAGGAGCAATCGGCCGGCGTGGGCCAGATCAATTCCGCCATCACGCAATTGAGCCAGACCACGCAGCAGAACGCGTCCGCCTCCGAGCAGCTGGCCGCCACCGCCGAGGAGATGAGCGGCCAGGCCGAGCAACTGCAGGAGACCATGTCCTTCTTCAAGCTGTCGGGCGCCTCGCGGCCGCTGCGCACCACCCGGGCGTCGGCCAGGCCGGCCAAGCCAGGCAACGGGCGTGGCCGTCCGGGCCACGGCAGCAGCAAGCAGATGATGGACATGGCCGATCCGGACGAATCGCATTTCGTTAAATTCTAA
- a CDS encoding chemotaxis protein CheW, with product MSNVQGAEPQYLSFMLGQDMFAMGILAVREILEYAGVTPVPQMPPCISGVINLRGTAVPVLDLACRLEREPVPVSKRTCIIVVEVDGHAGAGAFVIGILVDAVNAVLDIPPSEVEPAPSLGAQVRAEMLQGIGKVNDRFVLLLDVRRVASVGDLAAIAPAALDHV from the coding sequence ATGAGCAACGTACAAGGCGCTGAGCCGCAATATCTCAGCTTCATGCTGGGACAGGACATGTTCGCGATGGGTATCCTGGCCGTGCGCGAGATACTGGAGTATGCGGGCGTGACGCCCGTGCCGCAAATGCCGCCCTGTATCAGCGGCGTGATCAACCTGCGCGGCACGGCGGTGCCGGTGCTCGACCTGGCGTGCCGGCTGGAGCGCGAGCCGGTACCGGTCAGCAAACGCACCTGCATCATCGTCGTCGAAGTCGACGGCCACGCCGGCGCCGGCGCCTTCGTGATCGGCATCCTGGTCGACGCGGTCAACGCGGTGCTCGACATCCCACCGTCCGAGGTGGAGCCGGCGCCCAGCCTTGGCGCGCAGGTGCGGGCCGAGATGCTGCAGGGGATAGGCAAGGTCAATGACCGCTTCGTGCTGCTGCTCGACGTGCGGCGGGTGGCGTCGGTCGGCGACCTGGCCGCCATCGCTCCCGCCGCCCTGGATCACGTGTAG
- a CDS encoding methyl-accepting chemotaxis protein: MFKKMKMETRLHAGFGLIVLLVVVLGIIAFAKLTALHEQWNDFENVTLERKNAVLEGVISHGHAVRYFKNYVLRGGDNNTQFRAELANIDKEMVRYKAGGNLSNDEQVLLDEVSAGVKSYADSMTQLEAMQAKGMTPMEMDKAIKGADAAIAGAFRKLLKVNEAETKRESASMTEVTDSAKRLILSVDIVIAILGCVLAVWLARSLSGIVREVQMVVAGLAGASQEVSSTAQSLSQAASEQAAGVEETSASIEQMTASIAQNTENAKVTDGIATQAAVDATRGGEVVKATAAAMRQIASKISIIDDIAYQTNLLALNAAIEAARAHEHGKGFAVVAAEVRKLAERSQVAAQEISKVAADSVDLAEQAGVMFDALVPNIRKTSDLVQEISAASEEQSSGVRQINSAVNQLSQTTQVNAASSEELAATSEEMSAQAEQLGQLMAVFKRYAVEERVPARRAASIKGAAAPMARSARVVSAAAQGSPDENKFTRF; encoded by the coding sequence ATGTTCAAGAAAATGAAAATGGAGACCCGGCTGCACGCCGGATTTGGACTTATCGTGCTGCTGGTCGTTGTGCTGGGGATTATCGCCTTCGCCAAGCTGACGGCCTTGCACGAGCAATGGAACGACTTCGAGAACGTCACGCTGGAGCGCAAGAACGCGGTGCTCGAAGGCGTCATCTCGCATGGCCACGCGGTGCGTTATTTCAAGAATTACGTCCTGCGCGGCGGCGACAACAATACCCAATTCCGCGCCGAATTGGCCAACATCGACAAGGAGATGGTCCGCTACAAGGCGGGCGGGAATCTGAGCAACGACGAACAGGTGCTGCTCGACGAGGTGTCGGCCGGCGTGAAGAGCTACGCGGACAGCATGACGCAGTTGGAGGCGATGCAGGCGAAAGGCATGACGCCGATGGAGATGGATAAGGCCATCAAAGGCGCCGACGCGGCCATCGCCGGCGCCTTCCGCAAGCTGCTCAAAGTGAACGAGGCGGAGACCAAACGCGAATCGGCGTCGATGACCGAGGTGACCGATTCGGCCAAGCGCTTGATCCTGTCGGTCGACATCGTGATCGCCATCCTGGGATGCGTGCTGGCGGTATGGCTGGCGCGCAGCCTGTCGGGCATCGTGCGCGAAGTGCAGATGGTGGTCGCCGGCCTGGCGGGGGCATCGCAGGAAGTCAGTTCGACGGCGCAGTCGCTGTCGCAGGCGGCCAGCGAGCAAGCCGCCGGGGTCGAGGAAACCAGCGCCTCGATCGAGCAGATGACGGCGTCGATCGCGCAGAATACGGAAAACGCCAAGGTCACCGACGGCATCGCCACCCAGGCCGCCGTGGATGCAACGCGGGGCGGCGAAGTGGTGAAGGCGACGGCGGCGGCGATGCGCCAGATCGCCAGCAAGATTAGCATCATCGACGATATCGCCTATCAAACCAATCTGCTGGCGCTGAACGCGGCCATCGAGGCGGCGCGCGCGCATGAACACGGCAAGGGCTTCGCGGTGGTGGCGGCGGAGGTGCGCAAGCTGGCGGAGCGCAGCCAGGTGGCGGCGCAGGAGATCAGCAAAGTGGCGGCCGACAGCGTCGATCTGGCCGAGCAGGCCGGCGTGATGTTCGATGCGCTGGTGCCCAATATCCGCAAGACGTCGGACCTGGTGCAGGAAATATCGGCGGCGTCGGAAGAACAGAGTTCCGGCGTGCGCCAGATTAACAGCGCGGTCAATCAGCTTAGCCAGACCACGCAGGTGAACGCGGCCAGCTCGGAGGAACTGGCGGCGACGTCGGAGGAGATGAGCGCCCAGGCCGAGCAGTTGGGGCAGTTGATGGCGGTATTCAAACGCTACGCTGTCGAGGAGCGGGTGCCGGCGCGGCGCGCCGCTTCCATCAAGGGAGCGGCGGCGCCGATGGCGCGTTCGGCACGGGTTGTCTCGGCGGCCGCCCAGGGATCGCCGGACGAGAACAAGTTCACCCGGTTCTGA
- a CDS encoding methyltransferase: MKRYLVAALATTTLFAASGAIAATEAADAKLKAAVAASTRTPANVQRDAYRHPYETLSFFGIRPDMTVVELAPGAGWYTEILAPYLRDNGKLILGGADLAAPDERERNSAQRVMARLNANPVYNKVALGVFSPPRKYEYAPAGSVDMVLTFRNIHNWIPAGPENMKALFASVYTALKPGGVFGVVEHRLPANKTQDETASSGYMHEKYVIGLAEAAGFKLAAKSEINANPKDTADHKGGVWALPPTYGNKDEDRAKYQAIGESDRMTLKFVKP; this comes from the coding sequence ATGAAGAGATATCTCGTGGCCGCCCTGGCCACCACCACGCTGTTCGCTGCAAGCGGCGCGATCGCCGCCACCGAAGCGGCCGACGCCAAACTGAAGGCCGCCGTCGCCGCCAGCACCCGCACCCCGGCCAACGTGCAGCGCGACGCCTACCGCCACCCTTACGAGACGCTGTCGTTCTTCGGCATCCGCCCGGACATGACCGTGGTCGAACTGGCGCCGGGCGCCGGCTGGTACACCGAGATCCTGGCGCCCTACCTGCGCGATAACGGCAAATTGATCCTCGGCGGCGCCGACCTGGCCGCGCCGGACGAGCGTGAACGCAACTCGGCGCAGCGCGTCATGGCGCGCCTGAACGCCAATCCGGTGTACAACAAGGTGGCGCTGGGCGTGTTCTCGCCGCCGCGCAAATATGAATACGCGCCGGCCGGCAGCGTCGACATGGTGCTCACCTTCCGCAACATCCACAACTGGATACCGGCCGGTCCGGAGAATATGAAAGCGCTGTTCGCCAGCGTGTACACGGCGTTGAAGCCGGGCGGCGTGTTCGGCGTGGTCGAGCATCGCCTGCCGGCCAACAAAACCCAGGACGAAACGGCCAGCAGCGGCTACATGCACGAGAAGTATGTGATCGGCCTGGCCGAGGCGGCGGGCTTCAAGCTGGCGGCCAAGTCGGAAATCAACGCCAACCCGAAAGACACCGCCGACCACAAAGGCGGCGTCTGGGCGCTGCCGCCGACCTACGGCAACAAGGACGAGGACCGCGCGAAGTACCAGGCGATCGGCGAAAGCGACCGCATGACGCTGAAGTTCGTCAAACCGTAA
- a CDS encoding TldD/PmbA family protein, which translates to MERRAFLNISSLALGTMLLPAFGRAIAAEELLAPVALQFKKMLADTAMTAATQAGASYCDVRVGRYLNQFITTRDLNVENVVNTESAGVGVRVIAGGAYGFAATNDMTPDGVAAAARQAVAIAKANARLQTEPVQLAPVKGVGEVSWATPIVKDWRTVPIKEKADLLIAANKAGMDGGASFMQSLLFQVNQQKYFASTDGSYIDQDLHRLWMPVFATAVDKKTNKFRSRQGLSAPVGMGYEYLDARPEHKIKAAGGVTTLYTGSYDLIEDARAAGKQAKQKLTAKSVEPGKYDLVLSPEHLWLTIHESVGHPTELDRVLGYEANFAGTSFATLDKWQSKKFKYGADIVNIVADKTTPGSLANVGYDDEGVKCKRWDIIKDGILVNYQATRDQAHIIGEKESHGCSYADNWSSVQFQRMPNVSLQAGKKKMTPDEMIKDVKKGIYIVGDGSFSIDQQRYNFQFGGQLFYEIKNGKIGQMLEDVAYQSNTQEFWNACAGICDERDWRMGGSFFDGKGQPSQSSVVSHGASTTRFNGINVINTARKIG; encoded by the coding sequence ATGGAACGACGTGCTTTCCTCAATATTAGTAGTCTGGCCCTGGGTACGATGCTGCTGCCCGCCTTCGGTCGCGCGATCGCCGCCGAGGAGCTGCTCGCGCCGGTCGCCCTGCAGTTCAAGAAGATGCTGGCCGATACCGCGATGACGGCGGCAACCCAGGCCGGCGCCTCGTACTGCGACGTGCGCGTCGGCCGCTATCTGAACCAGTTCATCACCACCCGCGACCTGAATGTCGAAAACGTCGTCAACACGGAATCGGCCGGCGTCGGCGTGCGCGTGATCGCCGGCGGCGCCTACGGCTTCGCCGCCACCAACGACATGACCCCGGACGGCGTGGCCGCTGCGGCGCGCCAGGCGGTCGCCATCGCCAAGGCCAACGCCAGGCTGCAAACCGAACCCGTTCAACTGGCCCCCGTCAAGGGCGTGGGCGAAGTGTCGTGGGCCACGCCGATCGTCAAGGACTGGCGCACGGTGCCGATCAAGGAGAAGGCCGACCTGCTGATCGCGGCCAACAAGGCCGGCATGGACGGCGGCGCGAGCTTCATGCAATCGTTGCTGTTCCAGGTGAACCAGCAGAAGTACTTCGCATCGACCGACGGCTCCTACATCGACCAGGACCTACACCGTCTGTGGATGCCGGTGTTCGCCACCGCCGTCGACAAGAAGACCAACAAGTTCCGCTCGCGCCAGGGTTTGTCGGCGCCGGTCGGCATGGGCTACGAATACCTGGACGCGCGCCCCGAGCACAAGATCAAGGCCGCCGGCGGCGTGACCACGCTGTACACCGGTTCCTACGATTTGATCGAGGACGCGCGCGCGGCGGGCAAACAGGCCAAGCAAAAGCTGACCGCCAAGTCGGTCGAACCGGGCAAGTACGACCTGGTGCTGTCGCCCGAGCACCTGTGGCTGACCATCCACGAGTCGGTGGGCCATCCGACCGAACTCGATCGCGTGCTGGGCTACGAGGCCAACTTTGCCGGCACCAGCTTCGCCACGCTCGATAAGTGGCAGAGCAAGAAGTTCAAGTACGGCGCGGACATCGTCAACATCGTCGCCGACAAGACCACGCCAGGCTCGCTGGCCAACGTTGGCTACGACGACGAAGGCGTCAAGTGCAAGCGCTGGGACATCATCAAGGACGGCATCCTGGTCAACTACCAGGCCACGCGCGACCAGGCCCACATCATCGGCGAAAAAGAGTCGCACGGCTGCTCGTACGCCGACAACTGGAGCAGCGTGCAGTTCCAGCGCATGCCCAACGTCTCCCTCCAGGCGGGCAAGAAGAAGATGACGCCTGACGAAATGATCAAGGACGTCAAGAAGGGTATCTACATCGTCGGTGACGGCTCCTTCTCGATCGACCAGCAGCGCTACAACTTCCAGTTCGGCGGACAGCTGTTCTACGAAATCAAGAACGGCAAGATCGGCCAGATGCTCGAGGACGTCGCCTACCAATCCAACACGCAGGAATTCTGGAACGCCTGCGCCGGTATCTGCGACGAGCGCGATTGGCGCATGGGTGGCTCCTTCTTCGACGGTAAAGGCCAGCCTTCGCAGTCGTCGGTGGTGTCGCACGGCGCCAGCACCACGCGCTTCAACGGCATCAACGTCATCAACACCGCACGCAAAATCGGCTAA
- a CDS encoding TldD/PmbA family protein → MKNLSQEETKRICDKVLSLTKADQCEVNLSGSRTGNIRYARNAVSTAGLIEDTQLVVSVAFGKKQGIATINELDDKSLEKAVRRAEDLARLAPENPEFMPTPGKQQYKASETFFQKTADIDPEFRAQVAAYSIENSKKNKLVAAGFFTDTSKFTAIANSNGVFGFQRDTGLDFSVTVRTEDGRGSGWAKRSVGDASKFDAREASNVAIEKALRSVEAKALEPGRYTVILEPAATSDLLAYMFSGFDARQADEGRSFLSKKGGGNRMGEKLFDEQVNVWADPWDKNVAVLPWDNGSMLAREHQELIKNGKINALNYSTYWAKKQGKRAIGAPGNIIMAGTDKSTEELIANTKKGVLVTRTWYIRMVDPQSVLLTGLTRDGTFYIENGKIKHPIKNFRFNESPVSMLNNIDELGKPEILSGDESDYQLLIPAMRVRDFNFTSLSDAV, encoded by the coding sequence ATGAAGAATTTGAGTCAAGAAGAGACCAAGCGTATCTGCGACAAGGTGCTGTCGCTGACCAAGGCCGACCAGTGCGAAGTGAACCTGAGCGGCAGCCGCACCGGCAACATCCGCTACGCGCGCAACGCCGTGTCGACCGCCGGTTTGATCGAGGATACGCAGCTGGTGGTGTCGGTCGCTTTCGGCAAGAAGCAGGGTATCGCCACCATCAATGAGCTGGACGACAAGTCGCTGGAGAAGGCCGTGCGCCGCGCCGAGGACCTGGCGCGCCTGGCGCCGGAAAACCCGGAGTTCATGCCGACGCCGGGTAAGCAGCAGTACAAGGCCAGCGAGACCTTCTTCCAGAAGACCGCCGACATCGATCCTGAATTCCGCGCCCAGGTGGCGGCGTACAGCATCGAGAACAGCAAAAAGAACAAGCTGGTGGCGGCGGGCTTCTTCACCGACACGTCGAAGTTCACCGCCATCGCCAATTCCAACGGCGTGTTCGGCTTCCAGCGCGACACCGGTCTCGATTTCAGCGTGACCGTGCGCACCGAGGATGGCCGCGGTTCCGGCTGGGCCAAGCGCAGCGTGGGCGACGCCAGCAAATTCGACGCGCGCGAAGCGTCCAACGTGGCGATCGAAAAGGCGTTGCGGTCGGTCGAGGCCAAGGCGCTGGAACCGGGCCGCTATACGGTGATCCTGGAGCCAGCCGCCACGTCCGACCTGCTGGCCTATATGTTCAGCGGTTTCGACGCGCGCCAGGCCGACGAGGGCCGCAGCTTCCTGTCGAAAAAGGGCGGCGGCAACCGCATGGGCGAGAAGCTGTTCGACGAGCAGGTCAATGTGTGGGCCGACCCGTGGGACAAGAATGTGGCGGTGCTCCCGTGGGACAACGGCAGCATGCTGGCGCGCGAGCACCAGGAGTTGATCAAGAACGGCAAGATCAACGCCTTGAACTACTCGACGTACTGGGCGAAGAAGCAGGGCAAGCGCGCCATCGGCGCACCCGGCAACATCATCATGGCCGGTACCGACAAGTCGACCGAGGAGCTGATCGCCAACACCAAGAAGGGCGTGCTGGTGACCCGTACCTGGTACATCCGCATGGTCGATCCGCAGTCGGTGCTGTTGACCGGTTTGACGCGCGACGGCACCTTCTACATCGAGAACGGCAAGATCAAGCACCCGATCAAGAACTTCCGCTTCAATGAAAGCCCGGTGTCGATGTTGAACAATATCGATGAATTGGGCAAGCCGGAGATCCTGTCGGGCGACGAGTCGGATTACCAGTTGCTGATTCCGGCGATGCGGGTGCGCGACTTCAACTTCACGTCGCTGTCGGACGCGGTGTAA